The Candidatus Margulisiibacteriota bacterium genome segment ACAGTATATATGTCACTCCTTGGTCGCGAAGGTGCTCAGCAATTGGCCTCGGACATAATGAACAAAACCCGGTATTTAAAAAATAAGATCGGTGAAATATTGGATGTTAAATGTTGCCCGGAACTCAGTTTCCAGGAGATTGTTATAAAGTCTGCTAAAATAGATTTTTTTGAGCTTAACAAAAAACTGAAAAAGAGCGGAATTCAGGGTGGCTTTGTACTGGAAAAATTAAACGCTTACTGGGATGAACTCTATCTTGTGACTGTAAATGAAATGATGAGCGAAAAACAACTGGATATATTTGTCGGCTTTATTAAGGAATCCATAAAAAATGTCAGATAATTTCAAGCCGGTTTTTTATAAAACACCGATTGGTGGATCTTTGGTGAATGATCCCAATGTCCCTCAGCCCCTGCTAAGGAAAAAGCCGTTGCGATTTCCAGACTTAAGCGAAGTGGAAGTAGTAAGACATTACACCTATTTGTCCACCTTGAATTTTGGCGTGGACTCCGGTTTTTATCCTTTGGGGTCATGCACCATGAAATATAATCCCAAAATTTTGGAAAAAATCGCCTCCCTGGAAGAATTTTCTCAGCTTCATCCTTTGCAGGATAATGAAGATGTGCAGGGAATGTTAGAAGCTCTGTATAAGATAAACGAACTTTTATGCGCTATTTTCGGATACGCGCAATTTACTTTACAGCCGGCTGCCGGAGCGCATGGTGAGCATACAGGGCTGTTGATTATCAAGGCTTATTTTTTAGATAAAGGCCAAGCTGACCGCAATACCGTAATTATTCCGGACACAGCTCATGGTACAAACCCCGCCAGCGCTGCCATCGCCGGATTTGATGTGGTTAAGATTTCCACAGACGAGCAAGGTAACATTAATCTTGAAGAACTCAGTCAGGCTGTAACCAAATATAAGGTAGCGGCTTTGATGCTGACTAATCCTTCTACTCTGGGCCTTTTTGAGACACAGATTGTAGAGATAGCTGACATTGTACACAAGGCTGGAGGTCTTTTGTATTATGACGGGGCCAATGCTAATGCTTTGCTTGGTCTTATCAGACCGGCGGACATGGGTTTTGACGTCTGTCATTTGAATTTGCATAAAACTTTTGCCACACCCCATGGCGGAGGAGGGCCCGGATCAGGACCAGTGGGAGTGAAAGATTTTCTTGTGCAATTTCTGCCTAGGCCGATAGTCAAAAAATCCGATAATTCTTTTAGCCTTGATTTTTCTTCACAGAAAAGCATAGGGAAAGTACATGGTTTTTATGGCAATATTGCCATTGTTTTAAGGGCTCTGGTGTATATTTTACTGGAAGGCAGCACGGGTTTGCGCAAGGTCAGCGAGCAGGCCATAATTAATGCCAATTATTTGCGCGTCGGGCTGAAAGATTTGTTAAAATTACCCTATGCCCGTTTTTGCATGCATGAATTTGTGTTATCTGCCGCGAAACTAAAAAAGGAAAAAGGAGTTTCCGCGCTGGATATTGCCAAACGGCTTATCGATTTTGGTATTCATCCGCCTACAATTTATTTCCCGTTGATTGTTCATGAATGTTTGATGATAGAACCGACTGAGACTGAAAGTAAAGAGTCAATGGACAGGTTTATGCAGGTGATGGAGCAAATTATCAAAGAAGCGGAAACAACTCCTGAACTGTTAAAAAGTGCCCCGCAAAACCGAATAGTCGGAAGACTGGATGAGACCAAAGCAGTTAAACAACCTAAATTAACTGCATTTGATATCGGTTCGTAATATATTGCTGTTTTATTATTCAAACAAAGTGAAAATATGCCTCGTGTCGTCATGCTGAGCTTGCTTGCCGCGCCGACTTGTCTCGGCGAAGCTTCAGCGAAGACGGAAGCTTTAGCGTAGGTGGGACGGAGCATGATTAAGTGTACTTCTAACACCCTTCATCAGGCTCAGGGTGACAAAAATTAATTAATATGAATAAACCGACTCCCAAACCTGCAAACCCATCCACCCTTCAATATAATAAACGATGACCCAGGTTCAGCTTCGGATAACATGTCCAGGTTTTGTGAATGTGGGAAAAAATTGTAACTTCTTCGATATATTAATACGAGGGTATTCTATTTTAGAATTAAGCTGTTTTATGCATAAAATCCTCCAGGTATAAATAGAAGCAAAACAGGGAGTTAGTTGCCATGAAATGTAAAATCGTATCAAATTATACGGGAAAAACAGTTAAAGATATTAATGAATTATTAACTTACCTGGAAGTCAAATTGTTGATTATCCCGTCTATAATAAATGATATTTTAAATAAATTTTTCAATTATAAAAAAGTTGCAACAGAAGCAGATTATTTTAATAAAGTAATAGCTTTTATTAAAATTATAAGTTATCAAATTATTATTGATGATACGAAATCCAATGCTATTAAATCAATAACCAACTGTTTAACAAATCTTAACGAGCAGAATTTTGAAACGGTTAAAGGCAAATTAATAAGAGACTTAAGGATTCTGGAACTGATCAAAGCAAACGAACAATTACCTGAGAATAACCATTTTAATCTGGAAGAGCGGAAAGCAATAGCCAAACAAAGGATAGCGAAGCATGAGGATAATTATATGATGAAATTTACAAAGGATCATCTCATTGGGAAGGGTGTATTTAAAAAAGATGATTTAATTGGGAACGATATTTTAGAAATATTTGCTGTTTTTTTTGAAAAAATGAAGCCAACCCCATTAATAGATGTTTTTAATATTTTTCTTGATATAGCACAAAAAGCAGACAGGGATAATATCATTCAATCAGCCAGAAAAATAATGGCTGAAGAAGGTTTTTATAATGTGCGGCATGAAGAAGGAGTGCCTCAGTGTGTTTTTGAATTATTACAAGTTCTGGCAGATCAGCATCATTCCGAGAGTTCTTTTTCAGCTTGTATCAATGGTTTTAAGTCAGCTTATGATGCTTATTGTCGTTTATTGTTTGGTTAGAACTTTTTGGTCCTTTTAAACAGTTATATCCAATACTTGTAAAACTATATATAATTTTATCAAACATGAGTTATCAGCAAAAAGTTACTAAATTTCAAGTTATCGACAATGGACCATGTGCTCCTTATTACAATATGCAAAAAGATTTGGAGATGTTTTCTGAGGTGGAGACTGAGCCGGCAATGGCGTATTTGCGTTTTTACACATGGACCGAACACTGTATAAGTTATGGCTGTAATCAACAGATAAAAATTGTAGAAGACTACAAAGAAAAGCAGGGATTGCCTTCCAATATCGTTTGCGTACGTCGTCCAACGGGTGGAGGCATTGTGTATCATAAGCCCGGTGATTTTACTTTTTGTTTGGTGTTTCCTCTCAGTTTTTTCCCCAGGCAAAAAAGTTTGCTCGAGATTTATTACAAAATCTCGGAAATTCTGAATATGACATTAAATCAAACAGGTATTGATTCCTGCCTGGCGAAACAAAGTTTGGCTGAATATAAAGAAAAAAAAATAAATGACGTTTGTCTGGATTTTCCTGCTAAATATGAAATACTGCTGGATAACAGAAAAATATTGGGCAGCGCTCAGAAAAAAGGTAAAAAGGCACTTTTGCAGCAAACAAATTTTTTCACTGAAATAATCAAGAAAAAGGAATTCAGCAGATTACTTGCAAATAATCTTCAGGACTGTTTCAAATAAAAGTTCATAAGTTGATAAGTTATTAAGATGGTGGTATTTTTATAATACAAATTAATTATAAAGGAGCGACCTATGAGAAGTGATAAAGTAAAAAAAGGACCGGATAAAGCAGCCCATCGTTCGTTATTCAAGAGTATGGGATACACTGAAGAGCAGATTAAGCGTCCCTTAATAGGTATAGCTGCGTCTTATAACGAGGTTATTCCGGGACATATTTTATTGGATAAAGTTGCCACAGCAGTTAAGGAAGGCGTTTTGATGGCCGGAGGCACTCCAATGCTTTTTCATACCATCGGTGTTTGTGACGGTATAGCCATGGGCCATGAAGGTATGAAATATTCGCTGGTGACCAGAGAAATTGTTGCTGATTCTGTTGAAGCTATGGTTAACGCTTATCAGTTTGATGGCCTGGTCATTATTCCCAATTGCGATAAAATAATTCCCGGCATGCTTATGGCCGCTGCCAGAGTAAATATTCCCACCGTCATGGTCAGCGGAGGCCCGATGCTTGTTGGCGGGGACAGCGCTAAATGTGTGGACCTTTCTCATGTTTTTGAAGCTGTAGGTTCATTTAATGCTGGAAAGATCACCAAAGAAGAGTTGCAGCATATTGAAGATGTTGCTTGTCCGGGCGCTGGTTCATGTTCCGGAATGTTTACCGCCAATTCCATGAATTGTCTGGCGGAATCGCTGGGTATAGCTTTGCCGGGTAACGGCACAATCCCTGCGGTTAAAGGTGCCAGAATCGCTTTAGCCAAAAATTCGGGAGTGGCAATTATGGATATGGTTAAAAAAGATATAAAAGCCAAGGACATGATGACTCTTGATAATTTCAAAAACGCTCTGGCTGTAGATATGGCTCTGGGATGTTCCACAAATACGGCATTACATTTGCCGGCCATAGCTAATGAAGCCGGCCTGAATATATCATTAAAGCTAATAAATGAGATCAGTGATAAAACTCCGCATCTGGTATCTTTGCGGCCTGCTGGCGTTTATCATATGCAGGACCTGGATGATGCCGGTGGTATTCAGGCAGTTATTGCCGAACTGGCCAAAGGCAAGCTGGTAAAAACCGATCTTATAACCGTAACCGGAAAAACAATCCAAGAAAATATTAAGAACGCGCAGACCAGAAACAAAGAAGTAATCCGTCCCTTAAAAAATCCTTATCATAAAATCGGTGGACTTGCGGCCTTGTTCGGCAACATAGCTCCTGAAGGCGCTATAGTTAAGCAGTCCGCTGTTTCCGAAAAAATGAGTGTACATAGCGGCCCGGCTAAAGTTTTTGACAGCGAAGACGCATCTGTCGAGGCAATGAAAAAAGGCAAGATTAAAAAAGGTGATGTTGTGGTTATTCGTTATGAAGGTCCCAAAGGCGGTCCGGGCATGCGCGAAATGCTGGTGCCTACCGCGACTATCGTAGGTATGGGCCTGGACAAAGATGTAGCGCTTATCACCGACGGCAGGTTTTCCGGAGCCACGCAGGGTTCGGCCATAGGTCATGTTTCGCCGGAAGCAGCCTTGGGCGGCCCGATAGCGGCCATTCAGGATGGTGATATTATCGAGATCAATGTGCCTAAAAAAACACTGAATGTAAAGCTTTCCGATAAAGAGATCAAAGAAAGGTTAAAGAAGGCTAAAACGCCTAAAAAGAACTATAAAGGCTGTCTGGGCAGGTATGTTAAACTGGTTAAGTCTGCCAGTACCGGAGCAGTATTGGAATAAAATTTTAAATCACGCCTTAACGAAGCTTTTCTAATTTGTCATTTCGACCTGCTCCCTGAGGTTCTCGAAGGGAGCGAAGCGGAGTGGAGAAATCTTAAGTCCAGAAAAGACGGCATTTTCAGATTCCTCCACTCAGGTCGGAATGACGAAAATGCCTTCATAATAGTCTCCCCAGATTTATCTTAAATTTCCGCTGTAAAATCTCAGCAATTTCCCACTTAACCGCAATCAATTATTGTGTTACAATTCTTTCCTAATATCTGTTTTGAGGAAGGGATTTGTGTAATGACAGATAAAATTAAAGGCTCCAAAATTCTTCTGGAAAGTTTAAAACAGGAAAACGTAACGGATATCTTTGGTTATCCTGGCGGCGTTTTGCTGGATATTTATGATGAAATTTACAATAGCGATATAAATCATTTCCTAGTTCGCCATGAGCAGGCTGCCGCGCACGCGGCCGACGGATATGCTCGCAGTAGTGGCAAGGTAGGCGTATGCCTGGCCACTTCAGGCCCAGGTGCGACCAACCTGGTTACCGGTATTGCCAATGCCTATATGGATTCCATACCCATGGTCGCTCTTACCGGTCAGGTTTCAGTCAATTTGATCGGAAAAGATTCTTTTCAGGAAGCCGATATTACCGGTATAACTATGCCCATTACCAAGCATAATTTTTTGGTAAAATCGGTAAAAGATCTGGCTGAAACCATTAAAAAAGCTTTTTATATAGCCCGGACCGGCAGACCCGGACCGGTTTTAATAGATTTACCCAAAGATATTACTCAAGCCAGAATTCCATTCGAATATCCTAAAGATATAAATATTCCTTCTTATAAACCTACCTATAAGGGAAGTATAAAACAGATCAAGGTAGCGATAGACCTTATGCAGAAAGCACTGAAGCCGGTTATTCTTGCAGGAGGCGGAATTATAGCCTCCAACGCTTCGGCTGAGTTAAGAGAGCTTGTAAGTCTTACCGGTATACCGGTTTCCAGTACCTTGATGGGGATTGGTTCCTATCCTTACAATGATAAATTATCCCTGAAGATGCCCGGCATGCACGGTACGGCATATGCCAATTACGCTGTTCATGACTCGGATTTGATAATAGCAATTGGTATGCGTTTTGATGACCGCATCACCGGCAAACTGGAAACTTTCGCGCCTAAAGCGAAAATTATTCATATTGATATTGATCCCGCAGAAATAGGTAAATGTATTCAGCCCACAGTTCCCATAGTCGGAGACGCCAAACAGGTGTTAAAAGACATGATCGAACTGCTTAAGGAAACACCAGTAGAACCTAAAAAAGAATGGCTGGAGATTGTTCAGGATTTAAAGGAAAAACATCCGCTGTCTTACAAGCAGACAGGCGATGTAATTTATCCTCAGTTTGTAATGGAAACCATCAATCAATTGACTAAAGGTGAGGCTATTATTGCAACAGAAGTTGGCACACATCAGATGTGGGCGGCACAGTTCCTTAATCATCTGCACCCGCGTCATTTTCTTTCTTCGGGCGGACTGGGCACCATGGGATTCGGTTTCCCGGCAGCCATCGGCGCACAGGTTGCCAACCCTGACAAACTGGTAATCGATATTGCCGGAGACGGTTCTATTCAGATGAATATTCAGGAATTATCTACAGTTGCTTATTACAAACTACCTGTTAAAGTTATTATTATTAATAATCGTTATCTGGGCATGGTAAGGCAGTGGCAGGAACTTTTTTATGAAGGACGTTACTCCCATGTTGACCTTGAGGGCAAACAACCGGATTTCGTAAAAATTGCCGAAGCTTATGATGTCCTGGGCTTGAGAGCCGAGAAACCTTCCGAACTAAAGAAAGTTTTGGAAAAAGCTTTTTCTCATAACGGCCCGGTATTTGTTGATGTTGTTGTTAATCGTGAGGAAAGCGTATATCCTTTTGTTCCGGCCGGCGGAGTACTTAATAAAATGCTGTTTTCGGAAAGGACATAAAATACATGAGACATGTTGTTTCAGTAATAGTAGAAAATAAACCTGGTGTACTGGCAAGAATTGCCGGACTTTTCAGCCGCAGAGGATATAATATCGACAGTCTGGCTGTAGGAATTACGGAAAATCCGGATTTTTCCAGAATTACTCTGGTGGTGCATGGTGACGATATTATTATCGAACAAATAGTTAAACAGCTTTATAAATTGATAGATACTTATAAAGTTATTGATCTAACCAAACAAACACATATAGAGCGGGAAATGGCACTGGTAAAAATCAGTGTTACGGCCAGTACCCGTTCGGAAATTATAGAAATTGCTGATATCTTCAGAGCAAAAATTATTGATGTCAGTGAAAAGAATCTGGTGATTGAGCTTACCGGGGATCAGGACAAGATCGAAGGTTTTCTGGTATTAATCAAGAAGTTCGGAATAGTCGAACTGGTACGTACAGGTTCGATAGCCATACAAAGAGGATAATACTCAAACTCCGGTCACTGAGTGACCACCTTGTATACAAAAGGACAGCGGGTGAGTTTTGAAAGGAGAAAAAGAATGGCAAAAATATATTATGACAAGGACGCAGATCTGAATATACTCAAAGGTAAAACCATAGCGATTATCGGTTATGGTTCTCAGGGGCATGCGCATGCCCTGAATCATCGGGACAGCGGTTTAAATGTTGTGGTTGGAGAACTCAAGGGTACCCCCAATTACGAGAAAGCCGTTCAGCATAAAATGAATATCATGACAGCAGCGGAAGCCGCGAAAAAAGCCGATCTTATTATGATGTTGGTACCGGATGAATTCGCTGCTGATATTTATAAAAAAGAAATTGAGCCTGGCCTGACTGCCGGTAAAACTCTGGCCTTTGCGCATGGATTCAATAT includes the following:
- the gcvPB gene encoding aminomethyl-transferring glycine dehydrogenase subunit GcvPB, which gives rise to MSDNFKPVFYKTPIGGSLVNDPNVPQPLLRKKPLRFPDLSEVEVVRHYTYLSTLNFGVDSGFYPLGSCTMKYNPKILEKIASLEEFSQLHPLQDNEDVQGMLEALYKINELLCAIFGYAQFTLQPAAGAHGEHTGLLIIKAYFLDKGQADRNTVIIPDTAHGTNPASAAIAGFDVVKISTDEQGNINLEELSQAVTKYKVAALMLTNPSTLGLFETQIVEIADIVHKAGGLLYYDGANANALLGLIRPADMGFDVCHLNLHKTFATPHGGGGPGSGPVGVKDFLVQFLPRPIVKKSDNSFSLDFSSQKSIGKVHGFYGNIAIVLRALVYILLEGSTGLRKVSEQAIINANYLRVGLKDLLKLPYARFCMHEFVLSAAKLKKEKGVSALDIAKRLIDFGIHPPTIYFPLIVHECLMIEPTETESKESMDRFMQVMEQIIKEAETTPELLKSAPQNRIVGRLDETKAVKQPKLTAFDIGS
- the ilvD gene encoding dihydroxy-acid dehydratase, producing the protein MRSDKVKKGPDKAAHRSLFKSMGYTEEQIKRPLIGIAASYNEVIPGHILLDKVATAVKEGVLMAGGTPMLFHTIGVCDGIAMGHEGMKYSLVTREIVADSVEAMVNAYQFDGLVIIPNCDKIIPGMLMAAARVNIPTVMVSGGPMLVGGDSAKCVDLSHVFEAVGSFNAGKITKEELQHIEDVACPGAGSCSGMFTANSMNCLAESLGIALPGNGTIPAVKGARIALAKNSGVAIMDMVKKDIKAKDMMTLDNFKNALAVDMALGCSTNTALHLPAIANEAGLNISLKLINEISDKTPHLVSLRPAGVYHMQDLDDAGGIQAVIAELAKGKLVKTDLITVTGKTIQENIKNAQTRNKEVIRPLKNPYHKIGGLAALFGNIAPEGAIVKQSAVSEKMSVHSGPAKVFDSEDASVEAMKKGKIKKGDVVVIRYEGPKGGPGMREMLVPTATIVGMGLDKDVALITDGRFSGATQGSAIGHVSPEAALGGPIAAIQDGDIIEINVPKKTLNVKLSDKEIKERLKKAKTPKKNYKGCLGRYVKLVKSASTGAVLE
- the ilvB gene encoding biosynthetic-type acetolactate synthase large subunit: MTDKIKGSKILLESLKQENVTDIFGYPGGVLLDIYDEIYNSDINHFLVRHEQAAAHAADGYARSSGKVGVCLATSGPGATNLVTGIANAYMDSIPMVALTGQVSVNLIGKDSFQEADITGITMPITKHNFLVKSVKDLAETIKKAFYIARTGRPGPVLIDLPKDITQARIPFEYPKDINIPSYKPTYKGSIKQIKVAIDLMQKALKPVILAGGGIIASNASAELRELVSLTGIPVSSTLMGIGSYPYNDKLSLKMPGMHGTAYANYAVHDSDLIIAIGMRFDDRITGKLETFAPKAKIIHIDIDPAEIGKCIQPTVPIVGDAKQVLKDMIELLKETPVEPKKEWLEIVQDLKEKHPLSYKQTGDVIYPQFVMETINQLTKGEAIIATEVGTHQMWAAQFLNHLHPRHFLSSGGLGTMGFGFPAAIGAQVANPDKLVIDIAGDGSIQMNIQELSTVAYYKLPVKVIIINNRYLGMVRQWQELFYEGRYSHVDLEGKQPDFVKIAEAYDVLGLRAEKPSELKKVLEKAFSHNGPVFVDVVVNREESVYPFVPAGGVLNKMLFSERT
- the ilvN gene encoding acetolactate synthase small subunit, whose amino-acid sequence is MRHVVSVIVENKPGVLARIAGLFSRRGYNIDSLAVGITENPDFSRITLVVHGDDIIIEQIVKQLYKLIDTYKVIDLTKQTHIEREMALVKISVTASTRSEIIEIADIFRAKIIDVSEKNLVIELTGDQDKIEGFLVLIKKFGIVELVRTGSIAIQRG